The following are encoded together in the Cydia splendana unplaced genomic scaffold, ilCydSple1.2 scaffold_119_ctg1, whole genome shotgun sequence genome:
- the LOC134805477 gene encoding uncharacterized protein LOC134805477, which translates to MATKQVNITVEGDDITMTCPVQYQQSIRVTVNNDGSRKVEVTLNATFTVNIPMAPDRSCRVTETTDTSPAPPPTPSATTTPDAPQHPSQPQPQPQCPLPNCNGILANSPAQPRSQRQCPSQPPGTTARPVAVVEPLPPRYQPLRPHYIPQRHERSPPRGRGRGWRRTVTQL; encoded by the coding sequence ATGGCCACGAAACAAGTAAACATCACGGTCGAGGGCGACGACATCACGATGACCTGCCCCGTGCAGTACCAACAGTCGATAAGGGTGACTGTGAATAATGATGGAAGCAGGAAAGTGGAGGTGACACTAAATGCCACCTTCACCGTGAACATTCCCATGGCCCCAGACAGATCATGTAGAGTAACGGAGACAACCGACACGTCACCGGCACCACCGCCAACACCAAGCGCGACGACAACGCCCGATGCCCCGCAACACCCATCGCAACCACAACCACAGCCGCAATGCCCATTGCCCAATTGTAATGGCATATTGGCCAATTCCCCAGCACAGCCACGATCGCAGCGACAGTGCCCGTCGCAGCCACCAGGGACCACCGCAAGACCAGTAGCAGTCGTAGAACCGCTGCCACCAAGGTACCAGCCACTCCGGCCCCACTACATCCCGCAACGGCACGAAAGGAGCCCACCACGAGGACGAGGAAGAGGATGGCGACGGACGGTAACGCAGCTGTAA